From the Paludibacterium paludis genome, one window contains:
- the folP gene encoding dihydropteroate synthase: protein MIELACGRFRLGLSRPLIMGIVNVTPDSFSDGGRFLAPDAALRQAERLVAEGAAILDIGGESTRPNAPSVSVQEEMDRVLPALERIGELGVPLSLDTRRTAVMREGLRVGVDLINDVAGLEDDGATDAVAPYPVAICLMHKQGNPDSMQASPHYTDVVAEVGDYLERRVSACLNAGIARERLLIDPGFGFGKTLEHNLALLRALPALSRRAGVPVLAGLSRKSMLGQITGEPVPDERLGASVAAAMEAARRGAAIIRVHDVKASRQAMQVLAAVDYPEF, encoded by the coding sequence ATGATAGAACTTGCTTGCGGCCGCTTCCGGCTCGGCCTGTCCCGCCCGCTGATCATGGGCATTGTCAATGTCACCCCCGACTCCTTTTCCGATGGGGGCCGGTTCCTGGCCCCCGACGCCGCGTTGCGGCAAGCCGAGCGTCTTGTCGCGGAGGGGGCGGCGATTCTCGATATTGGCGGGGAGTCCACCCGACCCAATGCGCCGAGTGTATCGGTTCAGGAAGAAATGGATCGCGTGCTGCCGGCCCTTGAGCGGATCGGCGAACTGGGCGTGCCGTTATCCCTGGATACCCGCCGTACTGCCGTGATGCGGGAGGGGCTGCGCGTGGGCGTGGACCTGATCAACGATGTGGCGGGGCTGGAGGACGATGGCGCGACCGACGCCGTCGCGCCTTACCCGGTGGCGATCTGCCTGATGCACAAGCAGGGAAATCCGGATAGCATGCAGGCTTCTCCCCACTATACCGATGTTGTCGCTGAGGTGGGAGACTACCTGGAGCGGCGGGTATCGGCCTGCCTGAATGCCGGAATCGCGCGCGAACGCCTGCTGATCGATCCCGGTTTCGGCTTCGGCAAAACGCTGGAGCACAATCTTGCCTTGTTGCGCGCGTTACCGGCATTGAGCCGCCGCGCCGGGGTGCCGGTACTGGCGGGCTTGTCCCGCAAGTCGATGCTCGGACAGATCACCGGAGAGCCCGTGCCGGACGAGCGCCTGGGCGCCAGCGTGGCCGCCGCGATGGAAGCGGCAAGACGGGGCGCGGCCATTATTCGCGTTCACGATGTCAAGGCGAGCCGTCAGGCCATGCAGGTGTTGGCGGCGGTGGATTACCCGGAATTTTGA
- the ftsH gene encoding ATP-dependent zinc metalloprotease FtsH gives MNNLGKNIAIWVIIGVVLMTVFNQLNKRQDTQNQVEYSQFISDVESGKVQSLTIEGHPIRGGQWLKGKRSDGSTFATYAPFDPQLVDELIKNNVRFSAKPEEEPSMLMNIFISWFPMLLLIGVWIFFMRQMQGGGKGGAFSFGKSKARMLDQDSNTVTFADVAGCDESKEEVKEIVDYLRDPTRYQSLGGRIPRGILLCGSPGTGKTLLAKAIAGEAKVPFFSISGSDFVEMFVGVGAARVRDMFEQAKKNAPCIIFIDEIDAVGRQRGAGLGGGNDEREQTLNQLLVEMDGFDTNATVIVIAATNRPDVLDPALQRPGRFDRQVVVPLPDIRGREQILSVHMRKVPIAADVEANLIARGTPGFSGADLANLVNEAALFAARRAKRLVDMEDFEAAKDKIMMGAERKSMVMTEEERKNTAYHESGHAVVAKLLPKSDPVHKVTIIPRGRALGLTMQLPEQDRFAYDRQYLLDRLAILFGGRIAEELFMNQMTTGASNDFERATQMARDMVTRYGMSDKLGPMVYGENEGEVFLGRSITTHKNLSEATLQQVDAEIRRIIDEQYSLARRLLDENRDKVEAMTAALLEWETIDAEQIEDIMQGRPPRPPRPVGKPGKPAEPGDAAPAVTDSKPEISGGPEATPVPEA, from the coding sequence GTGAACAATCTCGGCAAAAACATCGCCATCTGGGTAATCATCGGCGTTGTACTGATGACCGTGTTCAATCAATTGAACAAGCGGCAGGATACCCAGAACCAGGTGGAATACTCGCAATTCATTAGCGATGTGGAATCCGGCAAGGTGCAATCGCTGACCATCGAAGGTCATCCCATCCGGGGCGGCCAATGGCTCAAAGGGAAGCGGTCGGACGGATCGACCTTCGCCACCTACGCACCGTTCGATCCCCAACTGGTCGACGAGCTGATCAAGAACAACGTGCGTTTCTCGGCCAAGCCCGAGGAAGAGCCCAGCATGCTGATGAACATCTTCATCAGCTGGTTCCCGATGCTGCTGCTGATCGGTGTGTGGATTTTCTTCATGCGCCAGATGCAGGGGGGCGGCAAGGGCGGAGCCTTCTCGTTCGGCAAGAGCAAGGCCCGCATGCTCGACCAGGACAGCAATACCGTCACCTTCGCCGATGTGGCGGGGTGTGACGAATCCAAGGAAGAGGTCAAGGAAATCGTCGATTACCTGCGCGATCCCACCCGCTACCAGAGCCTCGGCGGCCGTATTCCGCGCGGTATCCTGCTGTGCGGCAGCCCGGGTACCGGCAAGACCTTGCTGGCCAAGGCGATTGCCGGCGAGGCCAAGGTGCCGTTCTTCAGCATTTCCGGTTCCGATTTCGTCGAAATGTTTGTCGGTGTGGGCGCGGCCCGCGTGCGCGACATGTTTGAGCAGGCAAAGAAAAACGCTCCTTGCATCATTTTCATCGATGAAATCGACGCGGTGGGCCGCCAGCGCGGCGCCGGCCTTGGTGGCGGCAACGACGAACGCGAGCAGACGCTCAACCAGCTGCTCGTCGAAATGGACGGTTTCGACACCAACGCCACGGTCATCGTGATCGCCGCGACCAACCGTCCCGACGTGCTTGACCCCGCCTTGCAACGTCCGGGCCGTTTCGACCGTCAGGTCGTGGTTCCGCTGCCGGATATCCGTGGCCGGGAGCAGATTCTTTCCGTTCACATGCGCAAGGTGCCGATCGCCGCCGATGTCGAGGCCAACCTGATCGCTCGCGGCACGCCGGGCTTCTCCGGCGCCGACCTCGCCAACCTGGTGAACGAGGCCGCCCTGTTCGCCGCCCGCCGCGCCAAGCGGCTGGTGGACATGGAGGACTTCGAGGCGGCCAAGGACAAGATCATGATGGGCGCGGAGCGCAAGTCCATGGTGATGACCGAGGAAGAGCGCAAGAACACCGCCTATCACGAATCCGGTCATGCCGTTGTCGCCAAACTGCTGCCCAAGTCCGATCCGGTGCACAAGGTCACGATCATTCCGCGCGGCAGGGCGCTGGGCCTGACCATGCAACTGCCTGAGCAGGATCGCTTCGCCTATGATCGACAGTATCTGCTCGATCGCCTGGCCATCCTGTTCGGCGGACGTATCGCGGAAGAACTGTTCATGAATCAGATGACCACGGGCGCGTCGAACGATTTCGAGCGCGCGACCCAGATGGCCCGCGACATGGTGACCCGTTACGGGATGTCCGACAAGCTCGGCCCGATGGTGTATGGCGAAAACGAGGGCGAAGTGTTCCTCGGCCGCTCCATCACGACGCACAAGAACCTCTCCGAAGCCACCTTGCAGCAGGTCGATGCGGAAATCCGCCGCATTATCGACGAACAGTACTCGCTGGCGAGACGCCTGCTCGATGAAAACCGCGACAAGGTCGAAGCGATGACAGCCGCGCTGCTCGAATGGGAAACCATCGATGCCGAGCAGATCGAGGACATCATGCAGGGCCGTCCCCCGCGTCCTCCGCGTCCGGTCGGCAAGCCGGGCAAACCGGCGGAACCGGGCGATGCCGCACCGGCCGTGACGGATAGCAAGCCGGAAATCTCCGGCGGCCCCGAGGCGACTCCCGTTCCCGAGGCCTGA
- the rlmE gene encoding 23S rRNA (uridine(2552)-2'-O)-methyltransferase RlmE encodes MMARSKSSNAWLAEHVNDHYVHMAKKDGYRARAAYKLLEINEKDKLIRPGTIVADLGSAPGSWSQVAARLVGGQGRVFALDILPMDPVHGVDFIQGDFREDDVLDAFVELLGGRELDLVISDMAPNISGTSSIDQARSYHLNELALDFARDHLKPGGHFLVKVFQGSDFQSFLKAMRELFGEVVSRKPKASRDRSNEIYLLGKGRR; translated from the coding sequence ATTATGGCAAGAAGCAAATCCAGTAACGCCTGGCTGGCGGAGCATGTGAACGATCACTACGTGCATATGGCCAAGAAAGACGGCTATCGCGCGCGGGCCGCCTACAAACTGCTGGAAATCAACGAAAAGGACAAACTCATCCGTCCGGGTACGATCGTGGCCGACCTGGGCAGCGCTCCCGGGAGCTGGTCCCAGGTGGCGGCGCGGCTGGTCGGCGGGCAGGGACGCGTGTTCGCGCTGGACATCCTGCCGATGGATCCGGTGCACGGGGTGGACTTCATTCAGGGCGATTTTCGCGAGGACGATGTGCTTGACGCGTTTGTCGAGCTTTTGGGCGGACGCGAGCTGGATCTTGTAATTTCCGATATGGCGCCCAATATCTCCGGTACGAGCAGCATCGACCAGGCGCGGAGCTACCATTTGAACGAGTTGGCTCTCGATTTTGCCCGCGACCATTTGAAACCTGGCGGACATTTTCTCGTCAAAGTGTTTCAGGGGAGTGATTTCCAGTCCTTCCTTAAAGCCATGAGGGAACTCTTCGGTGAAGTGGTATCGCGCAAGCCCAAGGCCTCGCGCGACCGGTCTAACGAAATTTACCTGCTGGGTAAAGGGCGACGCTGA
- the yhbY gene encoding ribosome assembly RNA-binding protein YhbY gives MKIELSAFERQYLKGLAHSLNPVVMIGNQGLTESVMREIAINLDAHELIKVRVHGDDRDARVAMFETICDELGAGQVQHIGKLLVIWRPSENGRIQLPKNKKALKSR, from the coding sequence ATGAAAATCGAACTTTCCGCGTTCGAGCGCCAATATCTCAAAGGCCTCGCGCACTCGCTCAATCCGGTCGTGATGATCGGCAACCAGGGCCTGACCGAATCGGTGATGCGTGAAATCGCCATCAACCTGGATGCCCACGAACTGATCAAGGTCCGCGTGCATGGCGACGACCGAGATGCGCGCGTCGCCATGTTCGAGACGATTTGCGACGAGCTGGGCGCCGGCCAGGTTCAGCATATCGGCAAGCTTCTGGTGATCTGGCGTCCGTCCGAAAACGGCCGTATTCAGCTGCCGAAGAACAAAAAAGCGCTCAAGTCCCGGTAA
- a CDS encoding M12 family metallopeptidase — MTHTSSRPRRPCWPLASLLLLCHAHADTGDTHTGYEQQSGREIHYRALPDGSAVAFGDILIGDHERILREGIAPIGIAPDSTSRRKKRTVWSGATPWPNNTIHYEFDASADPKTRSAILGAMRQFEQRTTLRFVEDAAQPYRVRIGTKPHAKGMCGIANIGRLPKEMQPQSLRLFCPDVGTALHELMHTAGFFHESLRKPDAPGVQPADPDSIMGKGHHALSPGDIAGIRSLYPPVPVPDKPDTSTPRTPIFPIEDSAKPADRQKARLLRSAHGTDACLAALDDRDSWFWRNKERTVGTRKCDGKDPAQRWTLQADGRLTNDAYPSRCLGKASWNTVLARHESGHAALMSCARGPEQRWHFAGSQLQNRGAPTLRLIVDQGAVLVDAPPADALDRAVWSWAWPDRTAPEPRYRQLQADDGLCLAALDKRSSWYWRHGERTVVPQPCDSKNNAQRWALLGDGRLKNAAWPALCLGKASWERQLADNETGYAALQACGDAPSLRWRFAGTRLKNLGAPGLVLANRNGAALVEAESTALATTGKAGWHWR; from the coding sequence ATGACGCACACCTCCTCCCGGCCGCGCCGCCCCTGCTGGCCGCTCGCCAGTTTGCTCCTCCTTTGCCATGCCCACGCCGATACCGGCGATACCCACACCGGCTATGAACAGCAATCCGGCAGGGAAATCCACTATCGCGCCCTGCCGGACGGCAGCGCGGTCGCCTTTGGCGACATTCTGATCGGCGACCACGAACGCATTCTGCGCGAAGGCATCGCGCCCATTGGAATCGCTCCCGATAGCACATCGCGGCGCAAAAAACGCACGGTCTGGTCAGGCGCCACGCCCTGGCCGAACAATACGATTCATTATGAGTTCGACGCCTCCGCCGACCCGAAAACGCGCAGCGCGATCCTCGGTGCCATGCGGCAGTTCGAGCAGCGGACCACCTTGCGCTTCGTCGAGGATGCGGCGCAGCCATACCGGGTCAGAATCGGCACGAAACCGCATGCCAAAGGCATGTGCGGTATCGCTAATATCGGCCGCTTGCCCAAAGAAATGCAACCACAATCGCTACGGCTATTTTGTCCGGATGTCGGAACTGCCTTGCATGAGTTGATGCATACCGCCGGCTTTTTTCACGAGTCACTGCGCAAGCCCGACGCACCCGGAGTCCAGCCGGCAGACCCGGACAGCATCATGGGCAAAGGGCATCATGCTCTTTCCCCGGGAGATATCGCCGGCATCCGGAGCCTTTATCCCCCGGTCCCCGTTCCGGACAAGCCCGATACCAGCACTCCGCGCACGCCCATCTTTCCCATCGAAGATTCGGCCAAGCCCGCGGACCGGCAAAAAGCGCGGCTATTGCGCTCCGCCCATGGCACCGATGCATGCCTTGCCGCACTCGACGATAGGGATAGCTGGTTCTGGCGCAACAAGGAACGGACGGTCGGCACACGAAAATGCGACGGCAAGGATCCGGCCCAACGCTGGACCTTGCAGGCGGACGGTCGACTCACCAATGACGCCTATCCTTCGCGCTGCCTCGGCAAGGCCTCATGGAATACCGTGCTCGCCAGACATGAGAGCGGGCATGCCGCGCTCATGTCCTGCGCACGAGGCCCGGAGCAGCGCTGGCACTTTGCCGGTTCCCAACTGCAGAATCGTGGCGCTCCGACGCTCCGGTTGATCGTGGATCAGGGAGCCGTGCTGGTCGACGCGCCACCTGCCGACGCGCTGGACCGGGCAGTGTGGTCATGGGCCTGGCCGGACAGAACCGCCCCCGAACCGCGCTATCGCCAGTTGCAGGCAGACGACGGACTCTGCCTTGCGGCTCTGGACAAACGCAGCAGCTGGTATTGGCGCCATGGGGAACGGACCGTGGTCCCGCAGCCATGCGACAGCAAGAACAACGCGCAGCGCTGGGCGCTTCTGGGCGACGGCCGTCTGAAAAATGCCGCCTGGCCGGCGCTTTGCCTCGGCAAGGCATCATGGGAGCGGCAACTGGCCGACAACGAGACGGGGTATGCCGCTCTGCAGGCCTGCGGCGACGCACCGTCCCTGCGCTGGCGCTTTGCCGGCACCCGACTGAAAAACCTGGGAGCTCCCGGGTTGGTTCTTGCCAACCGCAATGGCGCGGCACTGGTCGAGGCGGAGAGCACGGCCCTCGCAACGACCGGGAAAGCGGGGTGGCACTGGCGATAA
- a CDS encoding DUF4149 domain-containing protein, whose product MMNGLRAIARVFWVGGMWVIGMVVAPVLFELLDKPVAGLVAGRLFQAIAWVGMVAGLFLLIELVVREGVRGVRDKAFWLIVGMLACTLINHFGVTPIIANLKLHMNQAAEGLFGGGFATWHAISSLIYLVQSLLGLVYIVKTES is encoded by the coding sequence ATGATGAATGGATTGAGGGCGATTGCCAGGGTATTTTGGGTTGGCGGGATGTGGGTTATCGGCATGGTGGTGGCCCCGGTGCTCTTCGAGCTTCTTGACAAGCCCGTCGCCGGCCTCGTTGCGGGCCGCCTCTTCCAGGCCATCGCCTGGGTCGGTATGGTCGCCGGGCTTTTCCTGTTGATTGAACTGGTTGTCCGGGAAGGGGTGCGTGGGGTGCGCGACAAGGCTTTCTGGCTGATTGTCGGCATGCTGGCGTGTACCCTCATCAACCATTTTGGCGTGACGCCGATCATCGCCAATCTGAAGTTGCACATGAACCAGGCGGCAGAAGGCTTGTTCGGCGGCGGCTTTGCCACTTGGCATGCCATTTCCAGCCTGATTTACCTGGTGCAAAGCCTGCTCGGTCTCGTCTACATCGTCAAAACCGAATCCTGA
- the greA gene encoding transcription elongation factor GreA, with the protein MIKVPLTVRGAELLREELQRLKSVERPAVIEAIAEARSHGDLSENAEYDAAKERQGFVEGRIAELEGKLSNAQIINPVELDADGRVVFGATVDLMDLETEDEVTYQIVGDDEADIKQGKVSVNSPIARALIGKEAGDVAEVVAPGGIREYEVLDVKYL; encoded by the coding sequence ATGATTAAAGTCCCGTTGACCGTGCGTGGCGCAGAGCTTCTTCGTGAAGAACTGCAGCGACTCAAAAGCGTGGAGCGTCCCGCGGTGATCGAGGCGATTGCCGAGGCACGCTCGCACGGAGACCTGTCCGAAAACGCGGAATACGATGCCGCCAAGGAGCGTCAGGGGTTTGTCGAGGGCCGGATCGCCGAGCTCGAGGGCAAGCTCTCCAATGCGCAGATCATCAACCCGGTCGAGCTGGATGCTGATGGCCGCGTCGTTTTCGGTGCCACGGTGGATCTGATGGATCTGGAAACCGAGGATGAAGTGACGTATCAGATCGTCGGGGACGACGAGGCCGATATCAAGCAGGGCAAGGTATCGGTCAATTCGCCGATCGCCCGCGCCCTGATCGGCAAGGAGGCCGGCGATGTCGCCGAAGTCGTGGCGCCCGGGGGCATCCGCGAATACGAAGTGCTGGATGTCAAGTACCTGTAA
- the carB gene encoding carbamoyl-phosphate synthase large subunit, whose protein sequence is MPKRTDLKSILIIGAGPIVIGQACEFDYSGAQACKALREEGYRVILVNSNPATIMTDPDMADVTYIEPINWQVLEKIIAKERPDAILPTMGGQTALNCALDLARHGVLSRHKVELIGATEDAIDKAEDRGRFKEAMAKIGLFCPKSFIAHTMDEALAAQLEVGFPTLIRPSFTMGGSGGGIAYNREEFLAICERGFEASPTNELLIEQSVLGWKEYEMEVVRDRKDNCIIICSIENFDPMGVHTGDSITVAPAQTLTDKEYQLMRNASIAVLREIGVDTGGSNVQFAINPANGEMIVIEMNPRVSRSSALASKATGFPIAKVAAKLAVGYTLDELKNDITGGATPASFEPSIDYVVTKIPRFAFEKFPQADDRLTTQMKSVGEVMAIGRTLQESMQKALRGLETGLSGFDERSSDAAAIRHELGTPGPERILYVADAFRIGMSLDEIFQISAIDPWFLAQIEDLIREEGALRGANLEELGAERLFALKQKGFSDRRLGHLLGADQAAVRARRGVLGIHPVYKRVDTCAAEFATSTAYMYSTYEEECEAAPSDRRKIMVLGGGPNRIGQGIEFDYCCVHAALSLRESGFETIMVNCNPETVSTDYDTSDRLYFEPLTLEDVLEICRIEKPEGVIVQYGGQTPLKLARALEANGVPIIGTSPDMIDAAEDRERFQKLLNELGLKQPPNRTARTPADAMRLADEIGYPLVVRPSYVLGGRAMEIVHEPADLERYMREAVKVSNDSPVLLDRFLNDAIEVDVDCVSDGTTVVIGGIMQHIEQAGVHSGDSACSLPPYSLSVELQNEIRRQTVAMARALNVVGLMNVQFAIQGEVIFVLEVNPRASRTVPFVSKVTGASLAKIAARAMAGISLVGQGFTEEVVPPYYAVKEAVFPFIKFPGVDTILGPEMKSTGEVMGVGRSFAEAFVKSQLGAGDSLPRIGKVFLSLRESDKAGAVQVARDLQKLGFGVCATRGTAKALTEAGLVVQAVNKVTEGRPHIVDMIKNGEIALVVNTVDEKRQAIQDSHSIRRSALQARIPQYTTLAGARAVCMGMAYKDAYDVYSVQELHASIGKG, encoded by the coding sequence ATGCCAAAACGTACTGACCTGAAAAGCATTCTCATTATCGGCGCCGGCCCAATTGTCATTGGCCAGGCCTGCGAATTCGACTACTCCGGCGCCCAGGCCTGCAAGGCGCTCAGGGAAGAGGGATACCGGGTCATCCTGGTCAACTCCAATCCCGCGACGATCATGACCGATCCCGATATGGCCGACGTGACCTACATCGAGCCGATCAACTGGCAAGTCCTGGAAAAAATCATCGCCAAGGAACGCCCCGACGCCATCCTGCCGACCATGGGCGGGCAGACCGCGCTCAATTGCGCGCTCGACCTCGCGCGTCATGGCGTGCTCTCCCGCCACAAGGTGGAGCTGATCGGCGCGACCGAGGATGCCATCGACAAGGCCGAGGATCGTGGCCGTTTCAAGGAGGCCATGGCGAAGATCGGGCTGTTCTGTCCGAAGTCCTTCATCGCCCACACCATGGACGAGGCGCTCGCCGCCCAACTGGAAGTGGGGTTCCCTACCCTGATCCGTCCGAGCTTCACGATGGGCGGCTCCGGTGGCGGAATCGCGTACAACCGCGAAGAGTTTCTCGCGATCTGCGAGCGCGGTTTCGAAGCCTCTCCGACCAATGAACTGCTGATCGAGCAATCGGTGCTGGGGTGGAAAGAATACGAGATGGAGGTGGTGCGCGATCGCAAGGACAACTGCATCATCATCTGCTCGATCGAGAACTTCGACCCGATGGGGGTTCATACCGGCGACTCCATCACGGTCGCTCCCGCGCAAACGCTGACCGACAAGGAATACCAGCTGATGCGCAACGCCTCGATCGCGGTGCTGCGCGAAATCGGTGTCGACACCGGCGGCTCGAATGTCCAGTTCGCCATCAACCCGGCCAATGGCGAGATGATCGTCATCGAAATGAATCCGCGCGTTTCGCGATCCTCGGCGCTGGCCTCCAAGGCCACCGGTTTCCCGATCGCCAAGGTCGCGGCGAAGCTCGCGGTGGGGTATACGCTCGACGAATTGAAAAACGACATTACTGGCGGGGCAACACCCGCTTCCTTCGAGCCGTCGATCGACTACGTCGTGACCAAGATTCCCCGTTTCGCCTTTGAAAAATTTCCGCAGGCCGATGATCGCCTGACCACCCAGATGAAGTCGGTGGGAGAGGTGATGGCCATCGGCCGTACACTGCAGGAGTCCATGCAAAAGGCGTTGCGCGGTTTGGAGACGGGTTTGTCGGGATTCGACGAGCGTTCTTCCGATGCCGCGGCGATCCGCCATGAGCTGGGCACGCCGGGGCCCGAGCGGATCCTGTATGTCGCCGACGCCTTCCGTATCGGCATGAGCCTGGACGAGATTTTCCAGATATCCGCCATCGACCCCTGGTTCCTGGCCCAGATCGAAGATCTGATCCGGGAAGAAGGGGCATTGCGCGGCGCGAATCTTGAGGAACTCGGCGCCGAGCGGCTCTTCGCGCTCAAGCAAAAGGGGTTCTCCGATCGCCGTCTGGGCCATCTGCTTGGCGCGGACCAGGCCGCCGTGCGGGCACGCCGCGGCGTGCTGGGCATCCATCCGGTCTACAAACGGGTCGATACCTGCGCCGCGGAGTTCGCCACCTCCACGGCCTACATGTACTCCACCTATGAGGAAGAGTGCGAAGCCGCGCCCAGCGACCGCCGCAAGATCATGGTGCTGGGCGGTGGCCCGAACCGCATCGGCCAGGGTATCGAGTTCGACTACTGCTGCGTGCACGCCGCGCTGAGCCTGCGCGAGTCCGGTTTCGAGACCATCATGGTCAACTGCAACCCGGAAACCGTATCCACCGACTACGATACCTCGGACCGCCTCTACTTCGAGCCGTTGACCCTGGAAGACGTGCTGGAAATCTGCCGTATCGAGAAGCCCGAAGGGGTGATCGTCCAGTACGGCGGCCAGACCCCGCTGAAGCTGGCCCGGGCTCTGGAAGCCAATGGCGTCCCCATTATCGGCACCTCGCCGGACATGATCGACGCGGCCGAGGACCGCGAACGTTTCCAGAAACTGCTCAACGAGCTCGGACTCAAGCAGCCGCCCAACCGCACCGCGCGCACGCCGGCCGACGCGATGCGTCTGGCCGACGAAATCGGTTATCCGCTTGTGGTGCGGCCATCCTATGTGCTGGGGGGGCGCGCGATGGAAATCGTGCACGAGCCGGCGGATCTGGAGCGCTATATGCGCGAAGCGGTCAAGGTATCCAACGACAGTCCCGTCTTGCTTGACCGTTTCCTCAACGACGCCATCGAAGTGGATGTGGATTGCGTATCGGACGGAACCACTGTCGTGATCGGCGGGATCATGCAGCATATCGAGCAGGCCGGGGTGCACTCTGGCGACTCGGCGTGCTCCCTGCCTCCTTACAGCCTGTCGGTGGAACTGCAAAACGAAATTCGCCGCCAGACCGTGGCCATGGCGCGCGCGCTCAATGTGGTCGGTCTCATGAATGTGCAGTTCGCCATTCAGGGCGAGGTGATCTTCGTGCTGGAGGTCAATCCGCGCGCCAGCCGTACCGTGCCTTTCGTGTCCAAGGTGACGGGAGCGAGCCTCGCCAAGATCGCCGCCCGCGCGATGGCCGGCATTTCGCTGGTCGGGCAGGGATTCACCGAAGAGGTCGTGCCGCCTTACTATGCGGTGAAGGAAGCGGTATTCCCGTTCATCAAGTTCCCCGGTGTCGATACCATTCTCGGGCCGGAGATGAAATCGACCGGAGAAGTGATGGGCGTGGGACGAAGTTTCGCGGAGGCCTTCGTCAAGAGCCAGTTGGGCGCCGGCGACTCCTTGCCGCGCATCGGCAAGGTGTTCCTGTCGCTGCGTGAAAGCGACAAGGCCGGCGCCGTTCAGGTCGCCCGCGATTTGCAGAAGCTGGGGTTCGGCGTGTGCGCGACGCGTGGAACGGCCAAGGCGTTGACCGAGGCCGGGCTTGTCGTGCAGGCGGTCAACAAGGTCACGGAAGGCCGCCCGCATATTGTCGATATGATCAAGAACGGCGAAATCGCCCTGGTCGTGAATACCGTGGACGAAAAGCGACAGGCGATTCAGGACAGCCACTCCATTCGCCGCTCGGCCCTGCAGGCGCGCATTCCCCAGTACACGACACTGGCTGGTGCCCGTGCCGTGTGTATGGGAATGGCCTACAAGGATGCGTATGATGTTTACAGTGTTCAGGAGCTTCATGCCTCGATCGGCAAGGGCTGA
- the leuE gene encoding leucine efflux protein LeuE has protein sequence MLGITDPVTYLAGVVVVVLLPGPNSLFVLSVAARRGVRAGFSGAAGVVMGDLVLMSCAALGATSLLKANPTVFSVLKYAGAAYLAWLGIQMLRAAWSAVRALPGPLAAPPSRLQGDAGKPWLKALTISLMNPKAILFFFSFFVQFVDPAYPMPGLTFAALGLMLQCCSFLYLTTLVLAGTRLATAFGRRRRLSAALTGGVGTLFIGFGAKLAMASLG, from the coding sequence ATGCTGGGAATCACCGATCCGGTCACTTACCTTGCCGGTGTTGTCGTTGTGGTGCTGTTGCCGGGCCCCAATTCGCTGTTCGTGCTGAGCGTGGCCGCTCGCCGAGGCGTTCGGGCGGGTTTCTCCGGCGCGGCCGGCGTGGTGATGGGCGATCTGGTGCTGATGAGCTGCGCGGCGCTGGGCGCGACATCGCTGCTCAAGGCCAATCCGACGGTGTTCAGCGTGCTCAAGTACGCGGGCGCCGCCTACCTTGCCTGGCTGGGCATCCAGATGCTGCGCGCCGCCTGGAGCGCGGTGCGCGCCTTGCCCGGCCCGCTCGCGGCGCCGCCTTCCCGGCTGCAGGGCGACGCGGGGAAACCCTGGCTCAAGGCGCTGACCATCAGTCTGATGAATCCCAAGGCGATTCTGTTCTTCTTTTCGTTTTTCGTGCAATTCGTCGATCCCGCCTATCCGATGCCCGGCCTGACCTTCGCCGCGCTCGGGTTGATGCTGCAGTGCTGCAGCTTCCTGTATCTGACGACGCTGGTCCTCGCCGGAACAAGGCTGGCCACCGCGTTCGGACGGCGACGACGGTTGTCCGCCGCTTTGACCGGAGGGGTGGGCACCCTGTTTATCGGCTTCGGCGCGAAACTTGCCATGGCAAGTCTTGGCTGA